CTGATTGCGACGGGTGTATTCTTGATTCGTTTTCTCGTTTCGACGTTCGTTGGACCGTGGATCGACCGCTTCGTCAGCGCATCGTTGTACCAAATGTCGTTGCTCATTCGATTGCTTGCACTTGGTATTACGTTAGCAGGAATCGGGATGACGGACGTCGTCCTGCCGTGGTTACTCGGCTTACTCGTCGTTCAGACGATTTTACAAATCATTAGTGGCAATGCCGTCTTCACATGGGTCGTTGATTTAGTCGAAGATGACCAATTACCGCAAGCGAATGCCTATCTCGCAACGATTGAACGAATCGGGACGTTAAGCGGATTCTTGCTCGGTGGGATGATGATCGCCCGTTTTTCGATTGCGAGTATCTTATGGCTTGATCTTGGACTGCATCTCGTTGCCTGGTTGCTCGTCCGACACATGACGGGACAGGTGGCTGAAGGGGTGCGTACCGGATCGTACCGCGAAGCGTTACTCGAAGGAATTCGCCACGTCGCGCGTGACAGTCGCTTGAAATGGATCCTTGGTTGTGCGATCCTCGCAAATTGGATGATCACACCGATGAACACTTTACTTGCGCCATACGCGAAGGACGTCTTATCGGGGAATGCACAGACCTTTTCTGCGCTTGAGCTAGCAACAGTAATCGGGGGAATCACGATGTCGCTCCTATACGGGAAGTGGGTCGTCTCGATAAGACAGGATAAGCTGTTTCGCGTCGCTGTTGTACTGCAAGGGCTCGCGATTGCAATCGTTGCTTATGTCTCGTCCGTTCCTCTTGCGATTGGCGGGTTCGTCTTACTCGGCATGGCGCTGACGTTGTTTGGGATTCCGTTTTCGACCTTGTTACAACGCTCGACGCCTGCGCACTTGCTCGGACGGGTCCGGACCGCGATGGTCGCAGCATCAACGGCGTGTTCCGCGCTCTGTTACGGTCTATCGTCGTACTTGACGACGTTCTTCAGCATCTCGTTCGTCTTCCTGTTCTTTGCCTTGAGTGGTCTTGTCATGACTAGTATCTGGTTACTGATTCATCGTACCGTTTCCTTTACGGAGGAGCGACAGGACAAGGTCGGATGAAATATCCGCCTTGAGGTGGAGGTAAGCGGTTTCGCGCTTCTGTACACTAGAAATAGAAATGAACGATGAGGAGTGGAGTCGATGGAGAGTTTATGGATCACGGCACTATTGTTTTTGATTCCGATCAGTGGGATGACGGTCTTCTTGAATGTACTGTGGCGCCGAATGGAAACGGAAGGCGTTTCAGAGTAAGGATGAACTAACTAAACAGTGCGTCTGCTTACCAATTTTAGATTGGACAGCGGACGCTTTTTTCATTTAGGCATGAATGGTCGTAGAAGAATGACCTCAGATTCGTTAAATCAATACTTCCCGTGTAAACTGAAGTAGTAAGTGGTTTTATGATTTTTCGATCGAAGATAAGGGGGAAGCATCAACATGAAAGCAATCATTACAGGCATGAACGGTACGGTAGCACCCGTCGTTGCGGACGTCTTAGCAAAACACAACATCAAGACGGTCGCGTGGGACCGGACGAAAGTCTCAACGACCAATGAATCCGCAATGCGGACATTTTTAGAAACCGAACGACCGGATTATTTCTTACATATTGGGATGGGGTCCGTCAGTTGGACGGAAGCGCTTGTCCGCTTGTGCCAAGAGTATAAGATCCCATTCTTCTTCACGAGTACGGTGTCTGTTTTCTCCGATGACGTGCCAGCACCGATTAAAAAGGATGCTGTACCAGACGCGACCGATGAGTATGGTGCGTATAAGATTGCTTGCGAAAAAGCAATTCAAGCAATCGATCCGCAAGCGAAAATCGTCCGGATCGGCTGGCAGATTGGAACGGAGGCAGGGTCGAACAACATGGTCGACTTCTTTACGAACGAAATGAAGCAGCATGGCGTTATTCAAGCAAGTCGAAACTGGTATCCGTCGAGTTCATTGCTTGAGGACACGGCGGAAGCACTTGTTACGATTTTACTTCAACGCGAAGCGGGGCTCTATCAATTGAACGGTAACGATCGTTATTCGATGTACGATTTAGCGCGTGCCTTAAATACACTCCACGCGAAAAACTGGACGATTGAACCAGTTGATGAACCACGCCGGGATAACCGAATGGCGACAGATGTCGTCTTAGTTCGTCCGTTATCAGAACGATTACCACTCTAATCAAACATCCCGCTCTTCTTGACGCGTGTCAAAGAGAGCGGGATGTTTTTTTTACTGCGTGACTGGCGTTTCCGCTGCAAAAGCAAGCGCTGGTCCAAAGATTTCGTAATGAAGTTTATCAGGTGATGCTTTGAAGTGCTCAATGACAAATTGAATCATTGCTTCCGGACCACAGACGTATGTCGGATCCGTGATGCTTGCGATGACGTCTTTCGGTAAGCGTCCCGCTTGATCTGTTGCCTGATGTTCCGCGTAACGAACGACGCGCGCTCCACGTTGCTCGAGTAAGGCGAGTTGTTCGTTAAATGGACGATTGCGTTCATCTTGGACGGCGTAATGTAACGTTACCTGGCGACCAGCAGCTAACGCTTCCTCTGCCATCGCAAGCATCGGCGTGATCCCGATTCCGCCAGCAATTAATACGACGGGTTCACCTGATGCATCAAGCGTGAAGGCACCAGCCGGCGCACTAATCAATACCGTGTCACCGATTCCAGCTGCATGTAAGTAATCCGAAACGATTCCTTCTCGTTTGACGCCAATCGTATAGGTAGTCGTGTTCGATGCCGTCGTCAGACTGTATTGACGGTTTTGCCATAAGCCGTCTTGATCTTGAATTCGTACCGTAATGTATTGCCCTGCTTGATAAACAGGAAGCGGACCGTTCGTTTTAAAAGTCAGCGAGCGAATTCCGTCTGCTTGTTCCTGAATGTCAGAAATCTCGACGGACTGATAACCGGAAAAGCCTTTCGCCTGTTCGTCCTGCGCGTATAGTTCAGCTTCAAGTGCGATGAACAGATCGGCAATTTCACCGTACGCTTCGCCCCACGCTTGCAAAATCTCCGGCGTCGCTGCTTCACCTAAGACGTCTTGCATCGCTCCGAGTAATTCTTGTCCGACGAGCGGATACATCTCCGGTTTGATTTGTAGACTGCGGTGTTTATGGAGTACCGGTAATAAGACCGGCTTTAACGTCTCGAGTCGATCGATGTGAGCAGCAGCGGCATACACGGCAGTCGCGAGTGCTTGCGATTGTCGGTCGCTCCGTTGATTTGATTGATTGAAGACGTGTTTCAGTTCCGGATGAGCCTGAAACAAGCGCTGATAGAAGACTTTCGTGATTGCGGCGCCGTGTGACGCAAGGACTGGAACAGTCGATTGAACGATTTGAATGGTAGAGGTTGATAACATAAGACCACTTCCTTTTCATTAAGTAATGAAGACAGTCTTAGTATTTCGTAGCCTCACCTTTAATACAACATTTAAAATACTAGATTGACGAATGTCGTGCGTTTTGTCACAAGCAGGTCAAGAATTCGTCAACGATTCGTCACGATTGATTGGAGATCCAGAGCTTTGAGAAATCAAAGTAACCGAACGAGTCAATCGTGATATTTTGCAGTTCGATCGGATACGGAATCAGACGAGTATCGTGATAGAACGGAATGAAATACGATTCGTCGATCAGGTAACGCTCAATCGCTTGATGTATCGGAAGCCAATCTTCAAACGGTGTCGCATCGTATTGTTCAATCGATTTCAGCATCTCCGGCATCTGTTGAAACAGTCGGATCGGCGGTGAAAACGTATTCGTCATGAACTGATAGAAGGCGTACTGGACATTCCGCTCGAACACTTCGGCGTGGACGGCGAGATCGATCGTATCGTACGCATGAAAATCCGTGATGCTCTCTTCAAACCCCACTTCGACGAACTCATACGGAATTCTGTCCTGATCAAATCGCTGACAGAGCCAGCGTGTCACCTTGTCCGTAAAATCAGTCAGCTTGATTCGGATCGGTTGCGTGAACAAGACGGCAGGACCATCCGGGACAGCATACGGTTGACTATAGGACTCAAGAAAACCACAGTCGTTCGGTTGTGCCCGTTCATGAAAGTCATGAATGCCACCGCGTACTTCTGCGACAAGCCGGTGGATATAATGCCGCGCTGCTTTTGATTCGAACGGACCACCAGCACGTGGATGAAGCAAGACGAGACCAAAGCCGGATTGTGTGGCGATCGTATCAATTGGACTAGAGTCAGAAGCCGATGTCCGGTAGACCGGGTCGTATTGCTCCGGCATCTGGATGAATTCAATCCGGTCGAGCAGGGCACGGATGCCGAAGTAGTTCGGGAAAGCCGTCAGAACGGTCTTCTTGTCGTCGTGTTGCGTCAGTTGGAACGATCCTGTTCCGACACCGTCCTTGATAATGCTCGTGTGAATCGAGGCAAGCTGTGGCAAAATCGAACTCCGCCGTTGATCGAGTGTGAGATCGACCCGGTACGGACCGTTCGAGACGATCTGTTTCACGTGCCGATAGGAATAGGCGTAAGCAGGGTAAGCAATCAAAGCACGCAGACTCTTCGTCACTTCTTTGCTCGTCAGGAGCGAACCGTCATGAAAGCGGACGTCTTTCCGTAAGAAGAGACTGAGCGTCGCCCCGTTCCAGACATAGTGATGCGCCAGTTCACCTTGGATGTTACCGTCGACGTCAATCGTAAACAGGCGGTTGAAGACGTTCTGGACGAGATGAGCACTATGGATATCCGCCGCTTCTAACGGGTGGGTCGTCAGGAAGTTCCGCTTTCGCGGAATCAATAACGCATCAGACGTCGTCTGTGTATAGCCGAATTTCCGTTCGAGTTGCCGCATGAAGCGTCCTGCTTGCGCCGGCGACCAGTCCCACGTTAATTCTTCGGTCACCGATTCGATTGAGTCGCGGTCGATCCGCTCGAGCATCCGTTTCGCATATTCCCGTTCAACGTGACGCAGCCAGACGAGTTCACTTAAGTTGCCTCGTCCACGCCCACTCGTGTAACCAATCCAGCCGTCTTCCTGCCATTTATTGAGATATCGTTTCGTTTGTTTAGGACTTAGATGGATGGCGTCGGCAAGCGTCGCAATCGAGTAGTGTCCATTTCGGCAAGTCCTCCATAACATAAAAAGATAAGCATCCATCGTACTTCTCCTCCTTAAAAGGGGACATCTTTTT
This region of Exiguobacterium acetylicum DSM 20416 genomic DNA includes:
- a CDS encoding MFS transporter encodes the protein MSRAFRFMYVSDLLSTVGTSFVYIAIYWLSAEEISASGVALIATGVFLIRFLVSTFVGPWIDRFVSASLYQMSLLIRLLALGITLAGIGMTDVVLPWLLGLLVVQTILQIISGNAVFTWVVDLVEDDQLPQANAYLATIERIGTLSGFLLGGMMIARFSIASILWLDLGLHLVAWLLVRHMTGQVAEGVRTGSYREALLEGIRHVARDSRLKWILGCAILANWMITPMNTLLAPYAKDVLSGNAQTFSALELATVIGGITMSLLYGKWVVSIRQDKLFRVAVVLQGLAIAIVAYVSSVPLAIGGFVLLGMALTLFGIPFSTLLQRSTPAHLLGRVRTAMVAASTACSALCYGLSSYLTTFFSISFVFLFFALSGLVMTSIWLLIHRTVSFTEERQDKVG
- a CDS encoding sugar nucleotide-binding protein, which produces MKAIITGMNGTVAPVVADVLAKHNIKTVAWDRTKVSTTNESAMRTFLETERPDYFLHIGMGSVSWTEALVRLCQEYKIPFFFTSTVSVFSDDVPAPIKKDAVPDATDEYGAYKIACEKAIQAIDPQAKIVRIGWQIGTEAGSNNMVDFFTNEMKQHGVIQASRNWYPSSSLLEDTAEALVTILLQREAGLYQLNGNDRYSMYDLARALNTLHAKNWTIEPVDEPRRDNRMATDVVLVRPLSERLPL
- a CDS encoding globin domain-containing protein, translated to MLSTSTIQIVQSTVPVLASHGAAITKVFYQRLFQAHPELKHVFNQSNQRSDRQSQALATAVYAAAAHIDRLETLKPVLLPVLHKHRSLQIKPEMYPLVGQELLGAMQDVLGEAATPEILQAWGEAYGEIADLFIALEAELYAQDEQAKGFSGYQSVEISDIQEQADGIRSLTFKTNGPLPVYQAGQYITVRIQDQDGLWQNRQYSLTTASNTTTYTIGVKREGIVSDYLHAAGIGDTVLISAPAGAFTLDASGEPVVLIAGGIGITPMLAMAEEALAAGRQVTLHYAVQDERNRPFNEQLALLEQRGARVVRYAEHQATDQAGRLPKDVIASITDPTYVCGPEAMIQFVIEHFKASPDKLHYEIFGPALAFAAETPVTQ
- a CDS encoding ABC transporter substrate-binding protein, producing the protein MDAYLFMLWRTCRNGHYSIATLADAIHLSPKQTKRYLNKWQEDGWIGYTSGRGRGNLSELVWLRHVEREYAKRMLERIDRDSIESVTEELTWDWSPAQAGRFMRQLERKFGYTQTTSDALLIPRKRNFLTTHPLEAADIHSAHLVQNVFNRLFTIDVDGNIQGELAHHYVWNGATLSLFLRKDVRFHDGSLLTSKEVTKSLRALIAYPAYAYSYRHVKQIVSNGPYRVDLTLDQRRSSILPQLASIHTSIIKDGVGTGSFQLTQHDDKKTVLTAFPNYFGIRALLDRIEFIQMPEQYDPVYRTSASDSSPIDTIATQSGFGLVLLHPRAGGPFESKAARHYIHRLVAEVRGGIHDFHERAQPNDCGFLESYSQPYAVPDGPAVLFTQPIRIKLTDFTDKVTRWLCQRFDQDRIPYEFVEVGFEESITDFHAYDTIDLAVHAEVFERNVQYAFYQFMTNTFSPPIRLFQQMPEMLKSIEQYDATPFEDWLPIHQAIERYLIDESYFIPFYHDTRLIPYPIELQNITIDSFGYFDFSKLWISNQS